From the genome of Longimicrobiales bacterium, one region includes:
- a CDS encoding OmpA family protein, which yields MSTLRLTSKLGLVAALAFAGAAGACKTVSPDDLDASLSALRADMQQAMASGDEAVASDAANKFADMERRFAALERDLQQMERDFEVTISRLEDELRFNVPIYFGFDDATVESDDQDVLARFSSVAQKYYPDALVTVEGFTDPSGDKNYNLWLGEERAKTVAEYLIGSTAMTEDGVKVVSYGEDTRRLVSEGWGPGTEGWENRRVVLVIDHDGDPPEMASDIESGS from the coding sequence ATGAGTACGCTCAGACTCACCTCGAAACTCGGCCTCGTCGCCGCGCTCGCCTTCGCAGGCGCCGCTGGTGCGTGCAAAACGGTCAGCCCGGACGACTTGGATGCGAGTCTCTCTGCGCTTCGTGCGGATATGCAGCAAGCGATGGCCAGTGGCGATGAGGCCGTGGCCAGTGACGCCGCCAACAAGTTCGCCGACATGGAGCGCCGATTCGCCGCGCTCGAGCGTGATCTTCAGCAGATGGAACGAGACTTCGAGGTCACGATTTCTCGTCTCGAAGACGAACTCCGGTTCAACGTTCCCATCTACTTCGGCTTCGACGACGCGACTGTCGAGTCGGACGATCAGGACGTCCTGGCCCGCTTCAGCAGCGTTGCTCAGAAGTACTATCCCGACGCGCTCGTGACGGTCGAAGGCTTCACGGATCCGTCCGGTGACAAGAACTACAATCTCTGGCTTGGCGAAGAGCGTGCGAAAACCGTCGCTGAGTACCTTATCGGCAGCACCGCGATGACTGAAGATGGAGTGAAGGTCGTCAGCTACGGTGAGGACACCCGTCGCCTCGTCTCTGAAGGATGGGGCCCGGGCACGGAAGGCTGGGAGAACCGCCGCGTAGTGCTGGTCATCGACCACGATGGTGACCCGCCGGAAATGGCATCCGACATCGAGTCGGGCAGCTGA
- a CDS encoding aldolase/citrate lyase family protein codes for MKRVHALGALALAFLWTGCAASDDEAGEGGAMAAMSSADRLNPVIALHEADQPVFGLYAPSPGGGRGRGGAPPPVKEPGVRAAETLAYGMSDYVFDGSMERGVEEALPAFTAFADALHEAGANARTNPLIVKMAKISDQAQATRDVALELDAGVSGVMFVEVESAGEARMGLDAMRYESQGGTRPNRVGKAPGYWGVTEDEYRAKADLWPLNPEGELISWVIVESHEGLANVREIAAVPGIGVLWPGAGTLRGLFSTTDAEGTRTLDEEGWENAIQQVLSACKEFDIPCGFPSNASDIEMRMDQGFSVFVMGWGDSGFATVEIGRSLAGR; via the coding sequence ATGAAGCGAGTACACGCATTGGGCGCGCTGGCCCTGGCCTTCCTGTGGACCGGCTGCGCAGCGAGCGACGACGAGGCGGGCGAAGGTGGAGCGATGGCCGCAATGTCGAGCGCCGATCGACTCAACCCTGTGATAGCGCTACATGAGGCTGACCAGCCAGTGTTCGGACTCTACGCACCCAGTCCGGGCGGCGGACGCGGACGGGGCGGGGCACCACCACCAGTCAAAGAGCCGGGCGTGCGAGCCGCAGAGACACTCGCTTATGGAATGAGCGACTATGTCTTCGACGGTAGTATGGAGCGCGGAGTTGAAGAGGCCCTGCCCGCCTTTACGGCATTCGCGGATGCACTGCACGAGGCCGGGGCGAATGCTCGTACGAATCCCTTAATCGTGAAAATGGCCAAGATCTCAGATCAGGCTCAGGCCACGCGAGACGTAGCCCTCGAGCTCGATGCCGGCGTCAGTGGCGTGATGTTCGTCGAGGTCGAAAGTGCAGGAGAAGCCCGGATGGGCCTGGACGCCATGCGCTACGAATCCCAAGGCGGCACACGTCCCAACCGGGTAGGAAAGGCGCCTGGATATTGGGGTGTGACCGAGGACGAATACCGAGCCAAGGCAGACCTCTGGCCGTTGAACCCCGAGGGTGAGCTCATCAGCTGGGTCATCGTCGAAAGCCACGAGGGACTCGCAAACGTACGGGAGATTGCGGCCGTTCCCGGCATCGGCGTGCTCTGGCCAGGTGCCGGAACACTGCGTGGGCTGTTCTCGACCACCGACGCAGAGGGCACCCGAACCCTCGATGAGGAAGGCTGGGAGAACGCGATTCAGCAGGTTCTATCCGCCTGCAAGGAATTCGACATCCCCTGTGGCTTCCCGTCCAACGCCAGCGACATCGAAATGCGCATGGATCAGGGCTTCAGTGTCTTCGTAATGGGCTGGGGTGACAGCGGCTTCGCGACCGTCGAAATAGGCCGCTCGCTCGCGGGACGTTAG
- a CDS encoding DoxX family protein: MNALLEKLRPVAQNTWRIVVGFTFFTHGGQKLFSWFGGTAVDYFSLRGVAGGLECFGGIAIVLGLRTQYVAFVLSGQMAVAYWYQHVGGGGLWHWENGGELAAVYCMTFLVMSVVGGGDFSLDGVMKKRSDT; this comes from the coding sequence ATGAACGCTCTCCTCGAGAAGCTGCGTCCTGTTGCCCAGAACACGTGGAGGATCGTCGTCGGGTTCACTTTCTTCACACACGGCGGCCAGAAGCTGTTCAGTTGGTTTGGCGGGACTGCTGTCGACTACTTCAGCCTGAGGGGCGTGGCGGGGGGCCTCGAGTGCTTTGGTGGTATCGCGATCGTGCTCGGACTTCGTACCCAGTACGTGGCGTTCGTTCTGTCTGGCCAGATGGCCGTGGCCTACTGGTATCAGCATGTCGGCGGCGGCGGACTCTGGCACTGGGAGAACGGTGGCGAGCTTGCAGCCGTCTACTGCATGACCTTCCTGGTCATGTCGGTCGTTGGTGGAGGTGACTTCAGCCTCGACGGAGTCATGAAAAAGAGGTCGGACACCTGA